The Bos indicus x Bos taurus breed Angus x Brahman F1 hybrid chromosome 15, Bos_hybrid_MaternalHap_v2.0, whole genome shotgun sequence genome includes a window with the following:
- the LOC113904943 gene encoding olfactory receptor 52A5-like, producing the protein MLRPNGSVFTPSVLTLIGIPGLESVQCWIGIPFCFMYLMAVIGNTLILVIIKYENSLHSPMYIFLAMLGATDIALSTCILPRMLGIFWFHLTEISFDACLLQMWLIHSFQATESGVLLAMALDRYVAICNPLRHASIFSQKLLTHIGIGVVLRAIVLVAPCIVLIKYRLKFYRTTVISHSYCEHMAIVKLATEDIRINKILGLFVAFTILGFDISFITLSYFQIFVTVFQLPQKEARLKAFNTCIAHICVFLQFYLLGFFSFFTHRFGSHIPPYVHILLSSLYLLVPPFLNPIVYGVKTKQIRDRVLKMIFSKRHPDH; encoded by the coding sequence ATGCTCAGACCCAATGGCTCAGTCTTCACGCCCTCTGTACTAACACTCATCGGGATTCCTGGCCTGGAGTCAGTGCAGTGTTGGATCGGGATTCCATTCTGTTTCATGTACCTTATGGCAGTGATTGGGAATACATTAATTTTAGTGATAATCAAATATGAAAACAGCCTTCATAGTCCAATGTACATTTTTCTGGCCATGTTGGGGGCCACAGACATTGCACTTAGCACATGTATTCTTCCCAGAATGTTAGGCATCTTTTGGTTTCACTTGACAGAGATTTCCTTTGATGCCTGTCTTCTACAAATGTGGCTTATTCACTCATTCCAGGCAACCGAATCAGGTGTTTTACTGGCCATGGCCCTAgatcgctatgtggccatctgtaaccCCTTGAGACATGCCAGCATCTTCTCCCAAAAACTCTTGACTCACATTGGAATCGGTGTAGTACTCAGGGCTATCGTTCTTGTAGCACCATGCATAGTGCTTATCAAATATCGTCTTAAATTCTACCGAACCACAGTCATCTCCCACTCTTACTGTGAGCACATGGCCATTGTGAAACTGGCTACTGAAGATATACGGATCAACAAGATATTAGGCCTGTTTGTTGCCTTCACTATCTTAGGATTTGATATCAGCTTTATTACTTTGTcctattttcagatttttgtcaCTGTCTTTCAACTGCCCCAGAAGGAAGCAAGATTGAAAGCCTTTAATACATGCATCGCTCATATTTGTGTCTTCCTGCAGTTCTACCTCCTtggcttcttctctttcttcacacACAGGTTTGGTTCTCACATACCACCATACGTTCACATCCTTTTATCTAGCCTTTACCTTTTAGTTCCACCTTTTCTCAACCCAATCGTCTATGGAGTGAAGACCAAACAAATTCGTGACCGTGTCCTGAAAATGATCTTCTCCAAAAGACATCCTGATCATTAG